A single genomic interval of Megalobrama amblycephala isolate DHTTF-2021 linkage group LG17, ASM1881202v1, whole genome shotgun sequence harbors:
- the si:ch211-178n15.1 gene encoding uncharacterized protein si:ch211-178n15.1 has product MHSENTRFQTPSCHFCLQQGPRHTPGPVDGSCLRMESGIAPFPKELGIDGGERTIASPPWQVYAKEIPHPCYTWVNVREARWDSPCVREIRRECGCVQRWYYPELPHPFNGGHVLKVRGQRYYSSDQHYGHQREWDDVQAYNGHCTRRRVSFRHHEVRHTVNGPEAGRQSSPGKPHCNGADSGQAAFFPTEVPSSKLGRSGVQVDGPQREIRTSQGGVGLESHGNQRKSQGTVREQIKQVVTELEEVLGGLKQVQLEMKEVVQQIDILTSNIDLGEEEPSPSNGLSQDATKSSQTDVVALIHNSHGEEDTSTSDSSLAHSPVAGDLVHINSPSPMRNHTSSPPLEQRSVTVEDKGKRVVKQSSETQRTQRTVNGSCLPHRTARKGQLENHRPPIVPVVSTNSNKTHRPPPYPQNGQVKMRTPPNPGKHKMLSSTIVD; this is encoded by the exons ATGCACTCGGAGAACACGAGATTTCAAACGCCTTCCTGCCACTTTTGCCTGCAGCAGGGACCCCGACACACACCGGGCCCCGTTGATGGATCATGTCTGCGTATGGAGTCCGGCATAGCCCCGTTCCCAAAGGAGTTGGGGATAGACGGAGGCGAGAGGACCATTGCGTCACCGCCGTGGCAGGTTTACGCCAAGGAAATACCGCATCCATGCTATACCTGGGTGAATGTACGAGAAGCCAGGTGGGACTCTCCGTGCGTGCGGGAGATCCGGCGAGAGTGTGGATGCGTCCAGCGGTGGTATTACCCGGAGCTGCCACATCCCTTTAACGGGGGCCATGTTTTGAAGGTCAGAGGTCAGCGGTACTACTCGTCGGATCAACACTACGGCCATCAGCGGGAGTGGGACGACGTCCAAGCATATAACGGACACTGCACGAGGAGACGGGTGTCTTTCCGGCATCATGAAGTGCGACACACGGTCAACGGCCCTGAGGCCGGCAGACAATCCAGTCCTGGAAAACCACACTGTAATGGGGCAGACTCTGGACAGGCAGCTTTTTTCCCAACCGAGGTGCCCTCCAGCAAGTTGGGACGCTCGGGGGTGCAGGTGGACGGACCGCAGCGGGAAATAAGGACATCTCAGGGGGGCGTAGGTCTGGAGAGCCATGGCAATCAGAGGAAGAGCCAGGGAACAGTACGGGAACAGATCAAACAAGTGGTCACTGAGCTTGAGGAAGTGCTGGGTGGTCTCAAACAGGTCCAGTTGGAGATGAAAGAG GTCGTCCAGCAGATTGATATTCTGACGTCCAACATTGACCTTGGTGAAGAGGAACCAAGTCCATCCAATGGACTCTCCCAAGATGCCACCAAAAGCAGTCAGACTGATGTTGTGGCGTTGATCCACAATTCACATGGCGAAGAGGACACGTCAACTTCCGACTCCTCTCTCGCACACAGCCCTGTCGCTGGGGATTTAGTTCATATTAACAGTCCTTCGCCAATGAGAAACCACACAAGCTCGCCCCCTCTTGAGCAGCGATCCGTTACTGTTGAGGATAAAGGCAAAAGAGTTGTGAAACAGAGCTCAGAGACTCAAAGGACTCAAAGGACGGTCAATGGATCCTGCCTACCACACCGAACGGCAAGGAAAGGGCAACTGGAAAACCACAGACCCCCTATAGTTCCAGTAGTGAGCACTAACTCAAATAAAACCCACCGGCCTCCACCTTACCCTCAGAACGGACAGGTGAAGATGAGGACACCCCCTAACCCTGGAAAACATAAGATGCTCTCATCCACTATAGT GGATTGA